TCCTCCACGCCGGGTACTTCCAGCAGCTGCAGGTAATCGACGACAAGTGCGCTGAGAGGGCCGACGTTCGCCCACATGCGCACTTCCTGGTGCAGCTGGGCGACCGTCAGGTCCGGACGGTCGATGTACCCGAGCTGCATGTCCGCGCGTTTGGCTGCCACGGCACGCAGGCGTTCGAGGTCCGGGCCTTTCAGTTGGCCTTTGCGGATCTTCTCGTGATTCACCCGCCCAAGGTTGGCAAGTTGACGCAGGGCCAGCAGCTGCGCACGCATCTCCAGGGAAGCGATCAGCACCCGGCCGGTGCGGCGGTTGGCGATGGTATGCGCGACAGACAGCGCGAACGCCGTCTTCCCCATCGACGGACGAGCGGCCACAACATTGAGGCTGCCCTTCTCGAAGCCCACGATCTGGTCGTCAAGGTCATGAAAACCGCTGGGTTGCGCGTCGTTGTTGCCACCACTCATCCAGCGCTCGGCGGTGTCGATGGCTTCCTGGTCTACCTCCGCGCCGTTGAGCATGCGGCTGCGTCCCTGCTCGGCGAGACTCGTGAGGTTCGCCATGCTCGCCAGGATCTCCTCCAGGCTTTCCTGCTGGTCGTAAATACGCCGGACGATATTCAGGCTTTCGGTGATGGCGCGGCGGCTGATGTGCTTCTCACGGATGATGGTCGCGTATGTTTCCGCGTACGCCGCGGTGGGCGTGTTGTCACTCAGGGCCATCAGGTACGTCAGGCCACCGGCGTTATCGAGCGCCTGCATGTCCCGCAGGACACTCTGCACCGTGACGAGGTTGATCTTCTTCGGTCCGTACTCGCCCGCGACGACGTGCATCGCGCGGTAGATCAGCCGGTTGCGTTCGAAGTAGAACGCGTCCTGATGCAGGCCACCCACGATGGGCCAGGTGTCTTCATCGAGCAGCACACTGCCGAGGGCGCTGATTTCCGCCTGTTTGTCGTGCGGGAGGGCGCGGCCCTCGATGAAGGCTTCGCGGATCACGGGTTCGAAGCGGGTGTTGCGTTTCGCTACGGTCATGCCAGCACCTCGCAGTTCTTGAGTTGAGCGAGCGGGACGGTCTCGAAGACCGCGTGATCGGTGTAGATGCAGCTCGAACCGGTGCTGATGATGGTCGCCTCGTCACCGTTCGGGAGCCGCACGCGGCGGCCCGCTTCGAATGCGGCGCGCACGGCAGCGGAACTGTCCTGAGTGGTCTGCGCGCTGTTGGCCGTCTGCCGTTCCTGCGCCTGTTTTTTCATCAATCCGGAAAGAAAACGCCAGGGGTTGTTGATGCTCGCTCCACCCGCGATGGTCTGCTCGACACCTTCGGCCAGGACGGCCTTCAGGCCGTCCTGAATCCATTTCGCCCAGTGGGGACTCTGGGCTTC
The Deinococcus peraridilitoris DSM 19664 genome window above contains:
- the dnaB gene encoding replicative DNA helicase, coding for MTVAKRNTRFEPVIREAFIEGRALPHDKQAEISALGSVLLDEDTWPIVGGLHQDAFYFERNRLIYRAMHVVAGEYGPKKINLVTVQSVLRDMQALDNAGGLTYLMALSDNTPTAAYAETYATIIREKHISRRAITESLNIVRRIYDQQESLEEILASMANLTSLAEQGRSRMLNGAEVDQEAIDTAERWMSGGNNDAQPSGFHDLDDQIVGFEKGSLNVVAARPSMGKTAFALSVAHTIANRRTGRVLIASLEMRAQLLALRQLANLGRVNHEKIRKGQLKGPDLERLRAVAAKRADMQLGYIDRPDLTVAQLHQEVRMWANVGPLSALVVDYLQLLEVPGVEDERQKVTRISRALKKIAMEFDIPVIALSQLSRAVEARQNKRPMLSDLRESGAIEQDADVVLFIYRDEYYNEKSDQPGMAEIIIGKQRNGPVGTVKLGYNAERVAFYSLAPEQPGLM